A section of the Acanthopagrus latus isolate v.2019 chromosome 20, fAcaLat1.1, whole genome shotgun sequence genome encodes:
- the wdr24 gene encoding GATOR complex protein WDR24 gives MEKMSRVTTALSSSAVSGRTMFCHLDAPANAISVCRDATQVVVAGRNIFKIYALEEEQFMEKLNLRVGRKPSLNFSCADVMWHQMEENLLATAATNGAVVTWNLGKPSRNKQDQLFTEHKRTVNKVCFHPTEVYMLLSGSQDGFMKCFDLRKKESVSTFSGQSESVRDVQFSMKDYFTFAASFENGNVQLWDIRRPDRYERMFTAHTGPVFCCDWHPDDRGWLATGGRDKMVKVWDMTTNRAKEIYCVQTIASVARVKWRPERKFHLATCSMMVDHNIYVWDVRRPFIPFATFEEHKDVTTGIVWRHQHDPHFLLSGSKDSTLYQHMFKDATRPVNKANPEGLCFGLFGDLAFAAKESLISSDSNRKPYLGGDRRYPIFFFKKPDQTEQFAHVSSALSVFETDLDSNRMDWFVKTAQLYLLSGKPFAELCDHNAKVARELKRPQVSTTWTMLRIMFSDPANLTTPGPNHNLSKLGTLPLMNSFSMKEMGSGMGTESRLERSKGESRQDNIHLDPGNSHISNNNEENEETEGSEGQAEYMFGDAELDDDDLYSMEHDNQTEEQEYTLPQEAFQLRHEIMDNPSAPEHLQQDKADSPHVSGNEAEVTCLTPIESFSLISISQPLYSPHLPASFFCPIVREMLSYYAEQGDVQMAVSVLIVLGDRIRKDIDDLTQEHWYMSYIDLLQRFELWNVSNEVIKLSTCSAITCLNQTSTTLHINCSNCKRPMSNKGWICDRCHQCASVCAVCHHVVKGMFVWCQGCSHGGHLEHIMNWLKSSAHCPAGCGHLCEYT, from the exons atggagaagatgTCACGGGTTACGACAGCCCTCAGCAGCAGTGCCGTCAGTGGCCGAACTATGTTCTGCCACTTGGACGCTCCTGCCAACGCCATCAGCGTGTGCCGTGACGCCACGCAGGTGGTGGTGGCCGGCCGCAACATCTTCAAGATCTACGCACTGGAGGAGGAGCAATTCATGGAGAAGCTAAATCTACGCGTCGGCCGCAAACCCTCTCTCAACTTCAGCTGTGCAGATGTTATGTGGCACCAGATGGAGGAGAACCTGCTGGCCACGGCTGCCACCAATGGGGCGGTGGTCACCTGGAACCTGGGAAAACCCTCCCGTAACAAGCAGGACCAGCTGTTCACTGAGCACAAACGCACCGTGAACAAGGTGTGCTTCCACCCAACAGAGGTTTACATGCTGCTAAGTGGCTCACAGGACGGATTCATGAAGTGCTTCGACTTGCGCAAAAAAGAGTCTGTCAGCACTTTCTCAG GTCAGTCAGAAAGTGTAAGGGATGTCCAGTTCAGCATGAAGGATTATTTCACATTTGCTGCATCCTTTGAGAATGGCAATGTCCAACTGTGGGACATCAGGCGTCCAGACCGATACGAGCGCATGTTTACTGCCCACACTGGTCCCGTGTTCTGCTGTGACTGGCACCCTGATGACag AGGATGGCTGGCTACTGGAGGCAGAGACAAGATGGTGAAGGTGTGGGACATGACCACTAACCGAGCCAAAGAGATCTATTGTGTACAGACGATTGCCTCAGTGGCTCGTGTCAAGTGGCGGCCTGAGAGGAAGTTTCATTTAGCCACCTGCTCCATGATGGTGGATCACAACATCTATGTGTGGGATGTCCGCAGACCTTTCATTCCCTTCGCCACCTTTGAGGAACACAAAGATGTGACCACCGGTATTGTGTGGCGCCACCAGCATGACCCTCACTTCCTGCTTTCTGGCTCTAAGGACAGCACGCTCTACCAGCACATGTTCAAGGACGCCACTCGTCCCGTGAACAAGGCCAACCCCGAGGGTCTGTGCTTCGGACTGTTCGGTGACTTGGCGTTTGCAGCCAAGGAAAGTCTGATCAGCAGCGATTCCAACAGAAAGCCTTACCTTGGAGGCGACCGTCGCTACCCCATCTTTTTCTTCAAGAAGCCTGACCAGACAGAACAGTTTGCCCATGTGTCCAGTGCGCTTAGCGTCTTTGAGACGGATTTGGACAGTAACCGCATGGACTGGTTTGTCAAGACAGCACAACTCTACCTCCTCAGTGGGAAGCCGTTTGCTGAGCTGTGTGATCACAATGCCAAGGTGGCGCGGGAGCTCAAAAGACCTCAG GTTTCCACAACATGGACCATGTTGAGAATCATGTTCTCCGACCCCGCAAACCTCACAACTCCCGGTCCAAACCACAACCTCAGTAAATTGGGCACCTTGCCTCTAATGAACAG TTTCAGCATGAAGGAAATGGGTTCAGGGATGGGCACAGAGAGCAGACTGGAGCGCAGTAAAGGTGAGAGCAGGCAGGACAACATCCACCTGGACCCGGGAAACTCGCACATCAGCAATAATAATGAAG AAAATGAGGAGACAGAAGGCAGCGAGGGCCAGGCCGAGTATATGTTTGGCGATGCGGAGTTAGATGACGATGACCTCTACTCTATGGAGCACGATAACCAAACCG aggagcaggagtaCACACTTCCCCAGGAGGCCTTCCAGCTGCGCCACGAGATCATGGATAACCCGTCAGCCCCGGAGCACCTTCAGCAGGACAAGGCTGACTCCCCGCACGTCAGCGGTAATGAGGCGGAAGTCACCTGTCTGACGCCCATCGAGTCCTTCTCGCTCATCTCCATTTCCCAGCCGCTGTACAGCCCACATCTACCTGCCAGCTTCTTCTGTCCCATTGTGCGGGAGATGTTGAGCTACTACGCTGAGCAGGGCGACGTGCAGATGGCCGTGTCTGTGCTCATCGTCTTGGGGGACCGGATTCGTAAAGACATCGATGACCTCACCCag GAGCACTGGTACATGTCCTATATAGACCTGCTGCAGCGGTTCGAGTTGTGGAATGTGTCAAACGAGGTCATCAAGTTGAGCACATGCAGCGCCATCACCTGCCTGAACCAGACGTCCACGACGCTGCACATCAACTGCAGCAACTGCAAGCGGCCAATGAGCAACAAGGGCTGGATCTGTGACAG GTGCCACcagtgtgccagtgtgtgtgccGTGTGCCACCACGTGGTGAAGGGGATGTTTGTGTGGTGTCAGGGCTGCAGCCACGGAGGACATCTGGAGCACATTATGAACTGGCTCAAGAGCAGCGCCCACTGTCCTGCTGGCTGCGGTCACCTGTGTGAGTACACCTGA